CCGCCGGAGAACAGCAACACCGGGCGTTCGAACGTCGCTGCGACTTCACGGAATATGTGCGCCGACTCGGCCTCGAGTGCGTCCAGATGAGGCAGCTCGTAGGTGCTCGCCGTCGACTTCGCGTACTGGCTCACACAGCAAAACTAGAACACGTTTCGCTTGTTGGTCAATGGTTTGTGCCCGCCCGAACTCGCCGTCACGGCGTCCGCGGCGGCGACCAGCGCCGCGCCACGTCTCGCGATCTCGGCGCCGGTGATCGACGCGCCGACGTACATGGTGAGCACCATGTTCTGCCTGCCGTCGCCGCTGTAGGTCGGCGCGGCGAGCAGGCTCACCGCGTGCTCCTTGCGCGGACGCAGATCCGACCCGAGGTAGACCCGTTCGCCGAGGCTGGTGACCAGCTCGCCGACCAGTTCGCGCAGCCCGTCGGGTAGATCGCGGTCGGCGACGCCGGCCAGCAGCGAGTACAGCCTGCGACCAGCTGTGGTCATGCTCTCCGCCAGGAAACCGCGTTCGCGGCACTCGGCGACGACCTGTCGCAACCGGGCCTCGTCCTGTCGCACCGGCACCGTCGGTGGCTTGGCCAGCCACGCGTCGAAGGCCGCGTCGGTGTCCCAGAGCACGTACATCAGGCCGACCGGAGGTGCGAAGTGGTACGCCGCACCCACCTTGACCAGGCCGGGTCCGGTGCTTTCCAGCACCATGATCTGCTCGCCGACCACGGCCGACGCGGTGCAGGTCGTGCGGTAGTGCGTGGTGAGTTTCTCCAGCTCGTCGCGGGCGAGCGCGGAAATGGCGAAGCTGTCCTGCGCCACCCGGCCCGCCGCGATGAGCGCGGGTCCGAGGCCGTAGGTGAGCGAGTTGGCATCGCGCACCAGGTACCCGGCCGCGGTCAGTTCGGTCAAAATGCCGAGGCAGGTCGGCTTGGCCAGGTCGAGTGCGCGGGCGGTCTCGGAGAGCCCGAAGCGTTTGCCGCGCTGCTCGACGAAGAAATCCAGTACCTGAACCACCCGCACGGTGGGTGCGGACCGACGGCCGACCATTGACCACTCCTAGAACACGTTCTAATCTTGCTCTTGTTGAAATGTACCAGAGTGGTACATATTTGGAACACCGGAGAGCCTCTTGCTGACACAGCCGTTCGCGGACGCCATCGCCGCCGCCGAGCAGATCATCACCGGAGCCGCGCACATCCGCACCGAACAGGACCTCGTCGAGGGGTACGACTATCTGGCGGGCAGCATCCGTGCCTCGCTGCAGATGGCGTGGGCCTATGAGCGGGACTTCCCGTTCTTCGTGCAGTCCACCGGGCCGTACACCAAGATGGGCTTGGACAACCCCGACACCCTCTATTTCCACTCCTACCTGCGGTCGGACGCGGAATATGTGGTGACCGGCAAGCGCGGGACCACGCGCGACCTGAGCTTCCAGGTGCTCAATGGCAATTACTCGCCGGTCGATGTCCCCGACAGCCTCACCGCATTCGACGACCGTGAGCTGGAGATCGGCCAGGACGGGAGCTTCGAGATCCGGTTCGGTCCCGATGCGGCGCGCCCCGGGTACGTGCATCTGAGTCCCGACTCGGAGATGCTGGTCGTGCGTGAGGTGCACAGCGACTGGGCCACCGAGAAGGCGGGCACCCTGCGCATCCAGCGGGTCGACCGGATCGGCGACGCCCCGCCGCCGCTGACCAAGGGCGTGCTCACCAAGCGGTACGGCGTCGCGGGCAAGATGCTGGTTTCGCGGCTGAAGACCTTCCTAGCCTTCCCGGAATGGTTCTATCTGAACCTGCCGGTGAACACATTGACCGAGCCGAGGTCCACCCCGGGCGGGCTCACCACGCAGTTCTCCTCGGTGGGTCACTACGAGCTGGACGACGACCAGGCGATGATCATCACGGTGCCGAAATCCGACGCGCCGTACCAGGGCTTCCAGCTCGGAAGCATGTGGTATCTGTCGCTGGACTACATCAACCACCAGACCAGCCTCACCGCCGATCAGGCGCACGTAGACCAGGACGGGATGATCCGCCTCGTGGTCGCCGAGCGTGACCCCGGTCTGGCCAACTGGATCGAACGCACCGGGCACGCACGGGGGTACCTGCAGTTCCGTTGGCAGCGGTTGTCCAGGGACATGAAGCCCGACGACGGCCCGACCGTGGAGGTGGTGCCGGTCGCCGACCTGCCGGAGAGATTGCCGTTCTACGACCAGGCGCGCGTCACGCCGGAACAATGGCGCGCGCGGATCGCGGCACGGCAGGTGGCCGTCGCGGAAAGGATGCTCGGTTGATGTTGTTGCAGGACAAGGTAGTCGTGGTCTCTGGTGTCGGGCCCGGTCTCGGCCGCGCCATCGCGGTGCAGAGCGCGAAGGCGGGCGCCGACGTGGTGCTCGCCTCGCGGACCGAGTCGCGGCTGACCGAGGTGGCCGAGGAAATCACCGAACTGGGCAGGCGTGCTGTGGTCGTGCCGACCGACATCAACGACGAGGCCGCGGCCGCGAATCTGGTCGAGACCGCCCTGAGCGCGTTCGGCAAGGTCGACACGCTGGTCAACAACGCGTTCGCGATCCCGCCCATCGTCGATCTCGCCGATGTCGACCTGGATCAAGTGCGTGCAGGCTTCGAAACCAACGTGCTGGCCGCGCTGCGGCTGACCCGGCTGTTCGTGCCCGCGCTCACCGAGACCGAAGGCTCGGTGGTGATGATCAACTCGGCGGTGCTGCGGCATTCGCGGCGCACCTTCGGCCCCTACAAGATGGCCAAGGCGAGCCTTCTGGCGCTGGCGCAGAGCCTGGCCACCGAGCTCGGCCCCAAGGGCATCCGGGTGAATTCGGTGGCGCCCGGCTACATCTGGGCTGACAACCTCAAGTGGTACTTCAACTACCTTGCGGAGCAGCGCGGCATCACCTCCGAAGAGGTCTACACCGAGACCGCGAAGGCCACCGACCTGCGCAAGTTGCCCGAGCCCGACGAGATCGCCGACGCGGTCGTGTTCTTCGCGTCCGCCATGGCGCGCGCGATCACGGGCGCGTGTCTGGACGTCAACGCCGGCGAATACCACCACTGAGGAGGGCATCGTGAGTCATCATCGCGCAGCGCTTGCGATCCCGACCGGGTGCGGGTGTCCCGCATGAACACCGGGGAGGGCATCGTGAGTCATCATCGCGCAGCGCTTGCGATCCCGACCGGGTGCGGGTGTCCCGCATGAACACTGAGGAGATGAACGTGATCGGCAGGGACGACGTCGGGACCATCGACGATCTGCACGCCTCGGCGACCAAGGTCGTCGGACTGGACGATTTCGGTACTGACGACTACCGCGAGGGGCTCGAGGTACTGCTCGAGTCGTATGCCGAAGATGCGGAGCTCACGCCGTTCGGAAACAAGGTGAATCGCGCGTTCCTGCGCGGCGCGCTGATCGCTCGGCTGCTCAGCGAGGCGGCCTGGCAGCGCTTTCCGGAATATGCCGATGTGGCGATCGAGCGGCCGATCTTCGTGACCGGTCTGCCGCGCTCGGGCACGACGGCGGTGCATCGGCTGCTGAACGCCGACCCGGCGCACCAGGGGCTCGAGATGTGGCTCACCGAGATGCCACAGCCGCGCCCGCCGCGCGACACCTGGGCGAGCAACCCGGTGTATCAGCGTCTCGAGGCCGCCTACGAGAAGCACCACGTGGAGCACCCGGAATTCATGGGCGTACACCACATCTCGGCCGATCAGGTGGAGGAGTGCTGGCAGCTGCTGCGGCAGTCGGCCATGTCGGTGTCCTACGAGTGCCTGGCCTACCTACCCGGGTACTCCGCATGGCTACGCGAGCGGGATTGGACGCCCGCGTACCGCAGGCATCGGCGCAACCTGCAGTTGATCGGCTTGCCGGACGTCGGGAAGCGGTGGGTGCTGAAGAATCCGAGCCACCTGTTCGCGCTGGACGCCATCTTCGAGGTCTACCCGGACGCGCTGGTCATCCAAATGCACCGTGATCCGCGGACCATCATCGCCTCGGTGTGCAGCCTGAACGAACAGGCGTCGGCGGGCTGGTCGGAGAAGTTCCGCGGGCCGGTCGTCGGCGCGGCACAGCTGGATCTGTGGGGGCGTGGCGCCGAACGTTTCCTCGCGGACCGCACACGGTACGACGCGGCCCAGTTCTGCGATGTCGACTACGACGATTTCGTCGCCGATCCGATCGGCACGGTCGGGTCGATCTACCGGCACTTCGGGCTGCCGCTGACCGACGAGGCGACCTCGGCGATGGCGGCCTTGCACGCGGAGAGCGCATCGGGCGCGGCGCGTCCGGCGCATCGATACACCCTCGCCGATTTCGGGCTCACCGC
The DNA window shown above is from Nocardia sp. NBC_01730 and carries:
- a CDS encoding helix-turn-helix domain-containing protein; the encoded protein is MVGRRSAPTVRVVQVLDFFVEQRGKRFGLSETARALDLAKPTCLGILTELTAAGYLVRDANSLTYGLGPALIAAGRVAQDSFAISALARDELEKLTTHYRTTCTASAVVGEQIMVLESTGPGLVKVGAAYHFAPPVGLMYVLWDTDAAFDAWLAKPPTVPVRQDEARLRQVVAECRERGFLAESMTTAGRRLYSLLAGVADRDLPDGLRELVGELVTSLGERVYLGSDLRPRKEHAVSLLAAPTYSGDGRQNMVLTMYVGASITGAEIARRGAALVAAADAVTASSGGHKPLTNKRNVF
- a CDS encoding SDR family oxidoreductase: MLLQDKVVVVSGVGPGLGRAIAVQSAKAGADVVLASRTESRLTEVAEEITELGRRAVVVPTDINDEAAAANLVETALSAFGKVDTLVNNAFAIPPIVDLADVDLDQVRAGFETNVLAALRLTRLFVPALTETEGSVVMINSAVLRHSRRTFGPYKMAKASLLALAQSLATELGPKGIRVNSVAPGYIWADNLKWYFNYLAEQRGITSEEVYTETAKATDLRKLPEPDEIADAVVFFASAMARAITGACLDVNAGEYHH
- a CDS encoding sulfotransferase family protein, which produces MNTEEMNVIGRDDVGTIDDLHASATKVVGLDDFGTDDYREGLEVLLESYAEDAELTPFGNKVNRAFLRGALIARLLSEAAWQRFPEYADVAIERPIFVTGLPRSGTTAVHRLLNADPAHQGLEMWLTEMPQPRPPRDTWASNPVYQRLEAAYEKHHVEHPEFMGVHHISADQVEECWQLLRQSAMSVSYECLAYLPGYSAWLRERDWTPAYRRHRRNLQLIGLPDVGKRWVLKNPSHLFALDAIFEVYPDALVIQMHRDPRTIIASVCSLNEQASAGWSEKFRGPVVGAAQLDLWGRGAERFLADRTRYDAAQFCDVDYDDFVADPIGTVGSIYRHFGLPLTDEATSAMAALHAESASGAARPAHRYTLADFGLTADQVDARFGAYREAHFVGR